A section of the Burkholderia mallei ATCC 23344 genome encodes:
- a CDS encoding transketolase family protein, translated as MRPAAHCVQALVERAAHDRRIWLLDGDLADSYGADRFAAAYPQRFLMAGIAEQSMVSTAAGMAACGLRPWVFSFAAFLCYRAYDQIRVGLAQTGMPVTLVGSHSGGCGGPNGKSHLALNDIAVMASLPNVDVWAPACDRDTRFVVEAVMLTDRPAYVRYPREPWGELPGEPAECRWIGARRRIALVSCGLFSHVAHDAAEQLRALGVDAGALHLARLAPFPVEAFGALVDGVDGIWVVDDHTRFGGLADLLRANGYAVREPVFSWPANWSGDVGPTAELLRRYGLCAADVAARIAAELERRGR; from the coding sequence ATGAGGCCCGCCGCGCATTGCGTGCAGGCGCTCGTCGAGCGCGCCGCGCACGATCGCCGGATCTGGCTGCTGGACGGCGATCTCGCCGATTCGTACGGCGCGGACCGGTTCGCCGCCGCGTACCCGCAGCGGTTCCTGATGGCCGGGATCGCCGAGCAGTCGATGGTGTCGACCGCGGCGGGCATGGCCGCTTGCGGCCTGCGGCCGTGGGTGTTCTCGTTCGCGGCGTTCCTGTGCTATCGCGCCTATGATCAGATTCGCGTCGGTCTCGCGCAGACCGGCATGCCCGTCACGCTCGTCGGCTCGCACAGCGGCGGCTGCGGCGGCCCGAACGGCAAGAGCCATCTGGCGCTGAACGATATCGCGGTGATGGCGTCGCTGCCGAACGTCGACGTCTGGGCGCCCGCGTGCGATCGCGATACGCGCTTCGTCGTCGAGGCGGTGATGCTAACGGATCGGCCGGCGTATGTGCGCTATCCGCGCGAGCCGTGGGGCGAGCTGCCCGGCGAGCCGGCCGAATGCCGCTGGATCGGCGCGCGGCGCCGGATCGCGCTCGTGAGCTGTGGGCTGTTTTCGCACGTCGCGCATGATGCGGCCGAGCAGTTGCGCGCGCTCGGCGTCGACGCGGGCGCGCTTCACCTCGCGCGGCTCGCGCCGTTTCCCGTCGAGGCGTTCGGCGCGCTCGTCGACGGCGTCGACGGGATCTGGGTCGTCGATGACCATACGCGCTTCGGCGGCCTGGCCGATCTGCTGCGCGCGAACGGATACGCGGTTCGCGAGCCGGTGTTCAGCTGGCCCGCGAACTGGAGCGGCGACGTGGGCCCGACGGCCGAGTTGCTGCGGCGTTACGGCCTTTGCGCCGCCGACGTCGCCGCGCGGATCGCGGCCGAGCTCGAGCGGCGGGGGCGTTGA
- a CDS encoding transketolase, whose protein sequence is MTMNLDNQVLENRKRVLKMLHGADGGHFGGAMSVLDTLVVLYHRVLRRDPARRADGLADRLILSKGHASVALYAVLASIGELPEAELATYGKGGGRLPCHPDMTLLDAVDFSTGSLGQGLSVGLGMAFALRGTGARVWVVLGDGECQEGQVWEAAQFASRYGVDNLHAVVDLNGFQEMGWRGIDGVAPEPLPDAARKWAAFGWHVREVAGHDAARLEAAMRAMTAQRGRPSVLLASTVKGRGIPAFEFDPGLSHCTSLTDDQFRHAVAVAEGVA, encoded by the coding sequence GTGACGATGAATCTCGACAACCAGGTGCTGGAAAACCGCAAGCGGGTGCTGAAGATGCTGCACGGCGCCGACGGCGGGCATTTCGGCGGCGCGATGAGCGTGCTCGACACGCTCGTCGTGCTGTATCACCGCGTGCTGCGGCGCGATCCGGCGCGCCGGGCCGACGGGCTCGCCGACCGGCTGATCCTCTCGAAGGGGCACGCCTCGGTCGCGCTGTACGCGGTGCTCGCGTCGATCGGCGAGTTGCCGGAGGCGGAGCTCGCGACGTACGGCAAGGGCGGAGGGCGCTTGCCGTGCCATCCGGACATGACGCTGCTCGACGCGGTCGATTTTTCCACGGGCTCGCTCGGACAGGGGCTGTCGGTCGGCCTCGGCATGGCGTTCGCGTTGCGCGGCACCGGCGCGCGCGTATGGGTCGTGCTCGGCGACGGCGAATGCCAGGAGGGGCAGGTGTGGGAGGCGGCGCAGTTCGCGTCGCGCTACGGCGTCGACAACCTGCATGCGGTTGTCGACCTGAACGGTTTTCAGGAGATGGGCTGGCGCGGCATCGACGGCGTCGCGCCCGAGCCGCTGCCCGACGCGGCGCGCAAGTGGGCGGCGTTCGGCTGGCACGTGCGCGAAGTGGCGGGGCACGATGCCGCGCGGCTCGAAGCCGCGATGCGCGCCATGACCGCGCAGCGAGGGCGGCCGAGCGTGCTGCTCGCGTCGACCGTGAAGGGGCGCGGCATCCCCGCGTTCGAATTCGACCCCGGGCTGTCGCACTGCACGTCGCTCACCGACGATCAGTTCAGGCACGCGGTGGCCGTCGCGGAGGGCGTCGCATGA
- a CDS encoding sulfotransferase, protein MSASAPASRSSERRPVRVLRVLARRHVDSTRMVRPRDFDTALVAQVPGMSDIGDGERYVPLCVDWRDARLFLSRWDDDCAMTDVPFLYQRQRRTARQLLDVPFEQLEAPGRAARMTPIFIFSVGRCGSTLLSRLLAAVGEQAVSEPDVLTSVAHFDDAAERAAALPARERIVQSCVAAFEPACGPAPIIKLRARCNRAVDVFLNAMPHARYVFMCRNRDDWVRSSSRAFGDSGEALAELLKASVEAFDRMHAARVDPLLVWYEDLLADPLAALRRILRARDDLDAHRAAVERALRADAQEGSGLSRASLAARTGDAGALAAFDARWREIRPEALLREHGLARLR, encoded by the coding sequence ATGAGCGCGTCCGCGCCTGCGTCGCGCTCGTCCGAGCGCCGGCCGGTGCGCGTGCTGCGTGTGCTCGCGCGCCGCCACGTCGATTCGACGCGGATGGTCCGGCCGCGGGATTTCGACACGGCGCTCGTCGCGCAGGTGCCGGGCATGTCCGACATCGGCGACGGCGAGCGCTACGTGCCGCTGTGCGTCGACTGGCGCGACGCGCGGCTTTTCCTGAGCCGCTGGGACGACGACTGCGCGATGACCGACGTGCCGTTTCTCTACCAGCGTCAACGGCGCACCGCGCGGCAACTGCTCGACGTGCCGTTCGAGCAGTTGGAGGCGCCCGGCCGCGCGGCGCGCATGACGCCGATCTTCATCTTCTCGGTGGGGCGCTGCGGCTCGACGCTGCTGTCGCGCTTGCTCGCGGCGGTGGGCGAGCAAGCGGTGTCGGAGCCGGACGTGCTCACGAGCGTCGCGCATTTCGACGACGCGGCCGAGCGCGCCGCGGCGCTGCCTGCGCGCGAGCGGATCGTGCAGAGCTGCGTCGCGGCGTTCGAGCCCGCGTGCGGGCCCGCGCCGATCATCAAGCTGCGCGCGCGCTGCAATCGCGCGGTGGACGTGTTCCTGAACGCGATGCCGCACGCGCGCTACGTGTTCATGTGCCGCAATCGCGACGACTGGGTGCGCTCGAGCTCGCGCGCGTTCGGCGACAGCGGCGAGGCGCTCGCCGAGCTGCTCAAGGCGTCGGTCGAGGCGTTCGACCGGATGCACGCGGCCCGCGTCGATCCGCTGCTCGTCTGGTACGAGGATCTGCTCGCGGATCCGCTCGCGGCGCTACGGCGCATCCTGCGCGCGCGCGACGATCTGGACGCGCACCGCGCCGCCGTCGAGCGCGCGCTGCGCGCCGACGCGCAGGAAGGCTCGGGCCTGTCGCGCGCGTCGCTCGCGGCGCGCACGGGCGATGCCGGCGCGCTCGCCGCGTTCGACGCGCGCTGGCGCGAGATCCGGCCGGAGGCGCTGTTGCGCGAGCACGGCTTGGCGCGCCTGCGCTGA
- a CDS encoding ATP-grasp fold amidoligase family protein: MKTFREKVRARWPHYDDRRGVFLPGATPDEMRRVACETQLDCKLTCRSHLHAYREYLPKLYFEGNVADCDFDALPARYVIKPRCQTGVLMLMDDGVDLKTGRAAGHDEIRAFFARQWCYRGLNNDVLVEEMIENRDGSPCVSQFKCLTFHGRVEYIHYVTVGYDLGCVAYDYDRDWNRVALYHSAQPVERGIARPDTFPMVIELAERLADYYRHWTGIEHVRVDLFDSDKGPVFGEYAGGTNGGEGFTEEAQALLGALW; the protein is encoded by the coding sequence GTGAAGACATTCAGAGAGAAGGTTCGGGCCAGATGGCCGCATTACGACGACCGGCGCGGCGTGTTCCTGCCCGGCGCGACGCCCGACGAGATGCGGCGCGTCGCGTGCGAGACGCAGCTCGACTGCAAGCTGACGTGCCGCTCGCATCTGCACGCGTATCGCGAGTACCTGCCGAAGCTGTATTTCGAGGGCAACGTCGCCGATTGCGATTTCGATGCGCTGCCGGCGCGCTACGTGATCAAGCCGCGCTGCCAGACGGGCGTGCTGATGCTGATGGACGACGGCGTCGACCTGAAGACGGGCAGGGCGGCGGGCCATGACGAGATCCGCGCGTTCTTCGCGCGGCAGTGGTGCTACCGCGGGTTGAACAACGACGTGCTCGTCGAGGAGATGATCGAGAACCGCGACGGCTCGCCGTGCGTGTCCCAGTTCAAGTGCCTGACGTTTCACGGCCGCGTCGAATACATCCACTACGTGACCGTGGGCTACGACCTCGGCTGCGTCGCGTACGACTACGACCGCGACTGGAACCGCGTCGCGCTGTATCACAGCGCGCAGCCCGTCGAGCGCGGCATCGCGCGGCCCGACACGTTCCCGATGGTGATCGAGTTGGCCGAGCGCCTCGCCGATTACTACCGGCACTGGACGGGCATCGAGCACGTGCGTGTCGACCTGTTCGATTCGGACAAGGGGCCGGTGTTCGGCGAGTACGCGGGCGGCACGAACGGCGGCGAAGGGTTCACCGAAGAGGCCCAGGCGTTGCTGGGGGCGCTGTGGTGA
- a CDS encoding class I SAM-dependent methyltransferase, protein MSNQLIQSGVDFSGSVFLASSNVRANAHRLNWRAKVLVSGYAADFKGKRVLDLASHDGRFMHAALAHGATKVVGVEARDDHVDSARANLARGGHDRDRYDVICADLVEYLKSVDTGAFDTILCFGVLSHLIEHVDIVREVGRIAPGAFILDTWVARERWNLRERLRNRRVNAFVRRTQQGGFGSVSGIARLRNWLNDVIPSEHSRTGNLVFLYEDAAAPGATVRQSGLMGWANRSLVEMLFDHYGLAHERVDWRAQGVADWSELEDYRLGRRESWVARARRA, encoded by the coding sequence ATGTCAAATCAGTTGATTCAATCCGGCGTCGATTTTTCCGGTTCGGTGTTCCTGGCGTCGAGCAACGTCCGTGCGAACGCGCATCGCCTGAACTGGCGCGCGAAAGTGCTCGTCAGCGGATATGCGGCGGATTTCAAGGGCAAGCGCGTGCTCGATCTCGCGAGCCACGATGGCCGCTTCATGCACGCGGCGCTCGCGCACGGCGCGACGAAGGTGGTCGGCGTCGAGGCGCGCGACGACCATGTCGACAGCGCGCGGGCGAATCTCGCGCGAGGCGGTCATGATCGCGACCGCTACGACGTCATCTGCGCGGATCTGGTGGAATACCTGAAGTCGGTCGACACGGGCGCGTTCGACACGATCCTCTGCTTCGGCGTGCTGAGCCATCTGATCGAGCACGTCGACATCGTGCGCGAAGTCGGCCGCATCGCGCCGGGCGCATTCATCCTCGATACGTGGGTCGCGCGCGAGCGGTGGAACTTGCGCGAACGGCTGCGCAACCGGCGCGTCAACGCATTCGTGCGGCGCACCCAGCAAGGCGGGTTCGGCAGCGTGTCGGGCATCGCGCGCCTGCGCAACTGGCTCAACGATGTGATCCCGAGCGAGCACAGCCGCACCGGCAATCTCGTGTTCCTTTACGAGGACGCGGCGGCGCCCGGCGCGACCGTGCGCCAGAGCGGGCTGATGGGCTGGGCGAACCGCTCGCTCGTCGAGATGCTGTTCGATCACTACGGGCTTGCGCACGAGCGCGTCGACTGGCGCGCGCAGGGCGTCGCCGACTGGAGCGAGCTCGAGGACTATCGGCTCGGCAGGCGCGAGAGCTGGGTCGCGCGCGCGCGGCGCGCGTGA
- a CDS encoding TauD/TfdA dioxygenase family protein, which yields MQTLEIRPLSGTIGAQVRNRTLADVVESGRADEIRQALLRYKVLFFTNQPELSVETQIAFGRLFGELETNFPSFTAKPDGQPEVTVFDGAVSTGRASIWHTDLSIAKTPSAMGILCVKETPDSGGDTMWADLEAAYAALSPGMQAFLEGQRAVHDMMTPQYAQHPGAFQTRGRSDMDLSEVFGAEHPVVRVHPETGRKCLFVNPFLTSHLVGFHSAESATILNYLYALMERPQYVVRWHWSRGDVALWDNRCTMHTAVDDYGAGRRFARRVCVRGDVPYGVGERTPATAAVA from the coding sequence ATGCAAACACTGGAGATTCGGCCGCTGAGCGGGACCATCGGCGCGCAGGTGCGCAACCGCACGCTCGCCGACGTCGTCGAGAGCGGGCGCGCCGACGAGATCCGGCAGGCGCTGCTGCGATACAAGGTGCTGTTCTTCACGAACCAGCCGGAGCTGAGCGTCGAGACCCAGATCGCGTTCGGCAGGCTGTTCGGCGAACTGGAGACGAATTTTCCGTCGTTTACCGCGAAGCCCGACGGCCAGCCCGAGGTCACGGTGTTCGACGGCGCGGTGTCGACCGGCCGCGCGTCGATCTGGCATACGGACCTCAGCATCGCGAAGACGCCGAGCGCGATGGGCATCCTGTGCGTGAAGGAGACGCCCGACAGCGGCGGCGACACGATGTGGGCCGACCTCGAGGCCGCGTACGCGGCGTTGTCGCCGGGCATGCAGGCGTTTCTCGAAGGGCAGCGTGCGGTGCACGACATGATGACCCCGCAGTACGCGCAGCACCCCGGCGCGTTCCAGACGCGGGGCCGCTCCGACATGGACCTGTCCGAGGTGTTCGGCGCCGAGCATCCGGTCGTGCGCGTGCATCCGGAGACGGGGCGCAAGTGCCTGTTCGTCAATCCGTTCCTCACGTCCCACCTCGTGGGCTTTCATTCGGCCGAGAGCGCGACGATCCTCAACTACCTGTACGCGCTGATGGAGCGGCCGCAGTACGTGGTGCGCTGGCACTGGTCGCGCGGCGACGTCGCGCTCTGGGACAACCGCTGCACGATGCACACGGCCGTCGACGACTACGGCGCGGGGCGTCGCTTCGCGCGGCGCGTGTGCGTGCGCGGGGACGTGCCCTACGGCGTCGGCGAACGCACGCCGGCCACGGCCGCCGTCGCGTGA
- a CDS encoding sulfotransferase family 2 domain-containing protein: MTNHDHRIAFVHIPRTAGTTFGAYLDGLYAGRDVAKFYADDAHPVVNEKLDAFRRLEAGEKASYALLRGHFVYGFDGGESGCRYVTLLREPVARLVSYYFYALKEPMNYLHTYLLQRRIGLESFLMSDASIDLDNYQVRAVSGATFGSSRERVSGAHLALAKRNLVERFAAFGLTERFDASMRRFARQFGWAPAPRERRNEGAYGREVELGDACRAYVEEKNRFDIELYRFAQAHFESAAASGDDGRADRSADRPADHAVHTTRS; encoded by the coding sequence ATGACGAACCACGACCATCGCATCGCATTCGTGCATATCCCGAGAACCGCCGGCACGACCTTCGGCGCGTATCTCGACGGGCTGTACGCGGGCCGCGACGTCGCGAAGTTCTATGCGGACGACGCGCACCCCGTCGTCAACGAGAAGCTCGATGCGTTCCGGCGGCTCGAGGCTGGCGAGAAAGCGTCGTACGCGCTGCTGCGCGGCCATTTCGTGTACGGCTTCGACGGCGGCGAGAGCGGCTGCCGCTACGTCACGCTGCTGCGCGAGCCCGTCGCGCGCCTCGTGTCGTACTACTTCTACGCGCTCAAAGAGCCGATGAACTATCTGCACACGTATCTGCTGCAGCGGCGCATCGGGCTCGAATCATTCCTCATGAGCGACGCGAGCATCGACCTCGACAACTATCAGGTGCGCGCGGTGTCCGGCGCGACGTTCGGCTCGTCGCGCGAGCGCGTGAGCGGCGCGCATCTGGCGCTCGCGAAGCGCAACCTCGTCGAGCGGTTCGCGGCGTTCGGGCTCACGGAGCGGTTCGATGCGTCGATGCGGCGCTTCGCGCGGCAATTCGGCTGGGCGCCCGCGCCGCGGGAGCGGCGCAACGAGGGCGCGTACGGGCGCGAGGTCGAGCTTGGCGACGCATGCCGCGCGTACGTCGAGGAAAAGAATCGGTTCGACATCGAGCTGTACCGCTTCGCGCAGGCGCACTTCGAGTCCGCCGCCGCGAGCGGCGACGACGGGCGGGCGGATCGTTCGGCCGATCGCCCGGCCGACCACGCGGTTCATACGACAAGGAGCTGA
- a CDS encoding FAD/NAD(P)-binding protein, with the protein MSTTTVAIIGAGFCGATLATHLLRRPPVRPMRVLLINRSGAMARGVAYGTRALGHLLNVPAGRMSAVAGDDDDFYRYASGRDPRVARGSFVPRRIYGDYLEARLTEAIEQAHAGIEFRSVVGSAVRIAPVDGGARGAITMDGGAVIEADRVVLSSGNEMRRDPFIAESQRKFYDSHAYVRDPWRPGALRGIAPDTPVLLVGSGLTMMDVVLDLRARGHAAPIHVVSRHGLMPLAHREMDAPPSYDDRLAARMLARADVRHYVRAVRDAIRRGGDWRDVIGSLRAATPALWRQLPSDERRRFLRHVRPYWDVHRHRCAPEPAARLQAEFERGGVAAVAGRVTGYSEHPNGVGVTVRRRGAAVDERLEVGAVVNCTGPAPDFSARAGSLLGNLYADGLIVPDAIGMGFEIADDGAVLDRDGSPSAWLRYVGPLLQARDWEATAVPELRQYVQRLADTLLAPRDERALT; encoded by the coding sequence ATGAGCACGACGACGGTTGCGATTATCGGTGCGGGGTTTTGCGGGGCGACGCTGGCGACGCATCTGCTGCGAAGGCCGCCGGTGCGGCCAATGCGGGTGCTGCTGATCAACCGGTCGGGCGCGATGGCGCGCGGCGTGGCGTACGGCACGCGCGCGCTCGGCCATCTGCTGAACGTGCCCGCCGGCCGGATGAGCGCGGTGGCCGGCGACGATGACGACTTCTATCGATACGCGAGCGGGCGCGATCCGCGCGTCGCGCGCGGCAGCTTCGTGCCGCGGCGGATCTACGGCGACTACCTCGAGGCGCGCCTGACCGAGGCGATCGAGCAGGCGCACGCGGGCATCGAATTTCGTAGCGTGGTGGGCAGCGCGGTGAGAATCGCGCCCGTCGACGGCGGCGCGCGCGGCGCGATCACGATGGACGGCGGCGCGGTGATCGAGGCCGACCGCGTCGTGCTGAGCAGCGGCAACGAAATGCGCCGCGATCCGTTCATCGCCGAATCGCAACGCAAGTTCTACGACAGCCATGCCTACGTTCGCGATCCATGGCGGCCGGGCGCACTGCGCGGCATCGCGCCCGATACGCCGGTGCTGCTCGTGGGCAGCGGGCTCACGATGATGGACGTGGTGCTCGATTTGCGCGCCCGGGGCCACGCGGCGCCGATTCACGTGGTGTCGCGCCACGGGTTGATGCCGCTCGCGCACCGTGAGATGGACGCGCCGCCGTCCTACGACGATCGGCTGGCGGCCCGCATGCTCGCGCGCGCGGACGTGCGCCATTACGTGCGCGCGGTGCGCGACGCGATTCGCCGAGGCGGCGACTGGCGAGACGTGATCGGTTCGCTGCGCGCGGCGACGCCGGCGCTGTGGCGCCAGTTGCCGAGCGACGAGCGCCGGCGCTTCCTGCGCCATGTCAGGCCGTACTGGGACGTGCATCGCCACCGCTGCGCGCCCGAGCCGGCCGCACGGCTGCAAGCGGAATTCGAGCGAGGCGGCGTCGCGGCCGTCGCGGGGCGGGTGACGGGCTACAGCGAGCATCCGAACGGCGTCGGCGTGACGGTGCGCCGGCGCGGCGCGGCCGTCGACGAGCGTCTCGAGGTGGGCGCGGTCGTCAACTGCACGGGGCCGGCACCGGACTTCAGCGCGCGGGCGGGATCGCTGCTCGGCAACCTGTATGCGGACGGGCTGATCGTGCCGGATGCGATCGGCATGGGGTTCGAGATCGCCGACGACGGCGCGGTGCTCGATCGCGACGGCTCGCCGTCGGCGTGGCTGCGTTATGTCGGACCGTTGCTGCAGGCGCGCGATTGGGAGGCGACGGCGGTGCCGGAACTGCGGCAGTACGTGCAGCGGCTCGCCGATACGCTGCTCGCGCCGCGCGACGAACGGGCGCTGACCTAG
- a CDS encoding MFS transporter: MTDSMQDSLDEAARPARVSWLAALRGPFAYRTFAAIWVASLVGNIGGSIQTVAASWLMTSMAPSPTMVSLVQTAFTLPIALFALLSGVAADAWDRRTVMLLSQALMFSVALCLVALAAAGAMTPARLLVCMFVGGCAGAMFQPAWQSAVTEQVPARELSAAIALDSFSMNFARTAGPALGGFIVASVSPNAAFVLSGLSYAGLIYVLSRSIRGAAARPPVRERLATMLVQGVRYCGRARGIRGTLIRSSLFGFLGSPVWALLPLFAKTQFGGEARTYGVLLASFGAGAASGALGGAAGRARLGREALVRLCTLTFAAGMLATAWSPCQAVAMLGLAVAGGSWVVVVSTYNLTIQTASPAWVAGRSLSLFHSFIVGGLSIGSYLWGVAAQGSSINSAFVVSALMMAASACLAAWLPLPTHEALGERTHGEPRRT, from the coding sequence ATGACCGACAGCATGCAGGACAGCCTCGACGAAGCCGCGCGGCCCGCGCGCGTCTCGTGGCTCGCGGCGCTGCGCGGCCCGTTCGCTTACCGCACGTTCGCGGCGATCTGGGTCGCGAGCCTCGTCGGCAATATCGGCGGATCGATTCAGACCGTCGCCGCGTCGTGGCTGATGACGTCGATGGCGCCGTCGCCGACGATGGTCTCGCTCGTGCAGACGGCGTTCACCTTGCCGATCGCGCTGTTCGCGCTGCTGTCGGGCGTCGCCGCCGACGCGTGGGATCGCCGCACGGTGATGCTGCTGTCGCAGGCGCTGATGTTCTCGGTTGCGCTGTGTCTCGTCGCGCTCGCCGCCGCGGGCGCGATGACGCCGGCGCGCCTGCTCGTCTGCATGTTCGTCGGCGGCTGCGCGGGCGCGATGTTCCAGCCCGCGTGGCAGTCCGCCGTGACCGAGCAGGTGCCCGCGCGCGAGCTGTCCGCGGCGATCGCGCTCGACAGCTTTTCGATGAACTTCGCGCGCACCGCCGGGCCCGCGCTGGGCGGCTTCATCGTCGCTTCCGTGTCGCCGAACGCGGCGTTCGTTCTCAGCGGGCTATCGTACGCGGGGCTCATCTACGTGCTGTCGCGCTCGATTCGCGGCGCGGCGGCGCGCCCGCCCGTGCGCGAGCGCCTCGCGACGATGCTCGTTCAAGGCGTTCGCTATTGCGGCCGTGCGCGCGGCATTCGCGGCACGTTGATCCGCAGCAGCCTGTTCGGGTTTCTCGGCAGTCCCGTCTGGGCGCTGCTGCCGCTCTTCGCGAAAACGCAATTCGGCGGCGAGGCGCGCACCTACGGCGTGCTGCTCGCGTCGTTCGGCGCGGGCGCGGCGTCCGGCGCGCTGGGCGGCGCGGCGGGGCGCGCGCGACTCGGCCGCGAGGCGCTCGTGCGGCTGTGCACGCTCACGTTCGCCGCCGGCATGCTGGCGACCGCGTGGAGCCCATGCCAGGCCGTCGCGATGCTGGGCCTCGCCGTCGCGGGCGGCAGCTGGGTCGTGGTCGTCTCGACCTACAACCTGACGATCCAGACGGCATCGCCGGCTTGGGTGGCCGGGCGCTCGCTGTCGCTGTTTCATTCGTTCATCGTCGGCGGGCTGTCGATCGGCAGCTATCTCTGGGGCGTCGCCGCGCAGGGCAGCTCGATCAACTCGGCGTTCGTGGTATCGGCGCTGATGATGGCGGCGTCGGCGTGTCTCGCGGCATGGCTGCCGCTGCCCACGCACGAGGCGCTCGGCGAGCGGACGCACGGCGAGCCGCGGCGGACATGA
- a CDS encoding non-ribosomal peptide synthetase encodes MSVHDMTHPGELAPVRADRFGRRFATAAAAEIAAADSLTARFADVAARRSDALAVTCGDERWTYGALAARARRIAEAVRAAGEAGGEPVALLYPHGAPMIAAMFGVLGAGKFYVPLIADHPLPHLQSIVRECGCRLVLAAPELAETAARLGVSARVIDDARLPPAHGPFDARGGDAVSYLLFTSGTTGVPKGVMQCDRNVLHHAACYAASIGLDDDDRMTLLPYYGFDASVMDIFATLLTGASLHLWDVRERGVDGIGEWLARERMTIWHSTPSVLRATFAAFARPAALRWVVLGGEAATGGDVALVARHGGPRCRLLNGLGPTECTTALQYVADPAADASVARLPVGRPVPGVEVELADARGEACATEGELVIVSPFVALGYWGRAELSAERFRQTARPDGARRYRTGDLLRIDARGCYEHLTRVDDQIKIRGLRVELGEIQATLAAHDDVLQAVVLPRLDEATQQQTIVAYVVPRAASADVAALREYVASRLPAHMVPRAIVRVDAMPLLPNGKLNRRALPAPPRAEVAAGERKAPRTPLHRLLAACWADVLRRDTVGIDENFFELGGDSLLGAQLLSRVKRDLELDARLGDLFRHPTVESLAEHLLACR; translated from the coding sequence ATGAGCGTTCACGACATGACTCACCCGGGCGAGCTCGCACCGGTGCGAGCGGACCGATTCGGCCGGCGGTTCGCGACGGCGGCCGCGGCCGAGATCGCCGCCGCCGATTCGCTGACGGCGCGATTCGCCGACGTGGCCGCGCGCCGGAGCGATGCGCTCGCGGTGACGTGCGGCGACGAACGCTGGACGTACGGCGCGCTTGCGGCACGCGCGCGCCGCATCGCCGAAGCGGTTCGCGCGGCGGGCGAGGCGGGCGGCGAACCGGTCGCGCTCCTCTATCCGCACGGCGCGCCGATGATCGCCGCGATGTTCGGCGTGCTCGGCGCCGGCAAGTTCTACGTTCCGCTGATCGCCGACCATCCGCTGCCGCACCTGCAATCGATCGTGCGCGAGTGCGGCTGCCGGCTCGTGCTCGCCGCGCCCGAGCTCGCCGAGACGGCCGCGCGCCTCGGCGTCTCGGCGCGCGTCATCGACGACGCGCGCCTGCCGCCGGCGCACGGCCCGTTCGACGCGCGCGGCGGCGACGCGGTTTCGTATCTGCTGTTCACGTCGGGCACGACCGGCGTGCCGAAGGGCGTGATGCAGTGCGACCGCAATGTGCTGCACCACGCCGCGTGCTACGCGGCGTCGATCGGCCTTGACGACGACGACCGGATGACGCTGCTGCCGTACTACGGCTTCGACGCGTCGGTGATGGACATCTTCGCCACGCTGCTGACGGGCGCGAGCCTGCATCTGTGGGACGTGCGCGAGCGCGGCGTCGACGGCATCGGTGAATGGCTCGCGCGCGAGCGCATGACGATCTGGCATTCGACGCCGAGCGTGCTGCGCGCCACGTTTGCCGCCTTCGCGCGGCCGGCCGCGCTGCGCTGGGTCGTGCTGGGCGGCGAGGCCGCGACGGGCGGCGACGTCGCGCTCGTCGCGCGGCACGGCGGCCCGCGATGCCGGCTGCTCAACGGCCTGGGGCCGACCGAGTGCACGACGGCGCTGCAATACGTCGCCGATCCCGCGGCCGATGCGAGTGTCGCGCGTCTGCCCGTCGGCCGGCCGGTGCCGGGCGTCGAGGTCGAGCTCGCCGATGCGCGGGGCGAAGCCTGCGCGACCGAGGGCGAACTCGTGATCGTCAGCCCCTTCGTCGCGCTCGGGTACTGGGGGCGCGCGGAGCTGAGCGCCGAGCGCTTTCGCCAGACGGCGCGCCCGGACGGCGCGCGGCGGTATCGCACGGGCGATCTGCTGCGGATCGACGCGCGCGGCTGCTACGAACATCTGACGCGGGTCGACGATCAGATCAAGATTCGCGGCCTGCGCGTCGAACTCGGCGAAATCCAGGCGACGCTCGCCGCGCATGACGACGTGCTTCAGGCGGTCGTGCTGCCGCGCCTTGACGAAGCCACGCAGCAGCAGACGATCGTCGCGTACGTCGTGCCGCGCGCGGCGTCGGCCGACGTCGCGGCGCTGCGCGAATACGTCGCGAGCCGTTTGCCCGCGCACATGGTGCCGCGCGCGATCGTTCGCGTCGATGCGATGCCGTTGCTGCCGAACGGCAAGCTGAATCGCCGCGCGCTGCCGGCGCCGCCGCGCGCGGAAGTGGCGGCGGGCGAGCGCAAGGCGCCGCGCACGCCGTTGCACCGGCTGCTCGCCGCATGCTGGGCCGACGTGCTGCGGCGCGACACGGTGGGCATCGACGAGAACTTCTTCGAACTCGGCGGCGATTCGCTGCTCGGCGCGCAACTGCTATCGCGCGTGAAGCGCGACCTCGAGCTCGACGCGCGGCTCGGCGACCTGTTTCGCCATCCGACAGTCGAGTCGCTGGCCGAGCATCTGCTGGCTTGCCGATGA